A single region of the Populus nigra chromosome 2, ddPopNigr1.1, whole genome shotgun sequence genome encodes:
- the LOC133681816 gene encoding large ribosomal subunit protein eL32z, which translates to MAVPLLTKKIVKKRVKKFKRPQSDRKISVKTNWRRPKGIDSRVRRKFKGCTLMPNIGYGSDKKTRHYLPNGFKKFVVHNVKELEVLMMHNRTYCAEIAHNVSTRKRKEIVERAAQLDVVVTNKLARLRSQEDE; encoded by the exons ATGGCTGTTCCTTTGCTGACGAAGAAGATAGTGAAGAAGCGGGTCAAGAAGTTTAAGAGGCCTCAAAGTGACCGCAAGATTTCTGTGAAG ACAAACTGGAGGAGGCCCAAGGGTATTGATTCAAGGGTCAGGAGGAAGTTCAAAGGATGCACTTTGATGCCCAACATTGGTTATGGCTCAGACAAGAAGACTCGCCACTATCTCCCTAATGGATTTAAAAAGTTTGTTGTGCACAACGTTAAGGAGCTTGAAGTTCTGATGATGCACAACAG AACTTACTGCGCTGAGATTGCCCACAATGTATCCACCCGGAAGAGGAAGGAGATTGTCGAGCGAGCAGCGCAGTTGGATGTTGTTGTCACCAACAAGCTTGCTAGGTTGCGCAGCCAGGAGGACGAGTAA